A region of Pseudomonas putida DNA encodes the following proteins:
- the cgtA gene encoding Obg family GTPase CgtA: MKFVDEVSIRVKAGDGGNGCMSFRREKFIENGGPNGGDGGDGGSVFMVADENLNTLVDYRYTRHHEAQRGANGGSTDCTGKKGEDLFLRVPVGTTVIDATTQEVIGDLITPGQKLMVAQGGWHGLGNTRFKSSTNRAPRQTTPGKPGDQRDLKMEMKVLADVGLLGLPNAGKSTFIRSVSAAKPKVADYPFTTLVPNLGVVSVDRWKSFVIADIPGLIEGASDGAGLGIRFLKHLARTRVLLHLVDMAPLDESSPADAAEVIVNELTRFSPSLAERERWLVLNKSDMVMDDERDERVKEVVERLQWEGPVYVISAISKQGTDKLSHDLMRYLEDRADRLANDPAYAAELADLDQRIEDEARAQLQALDDARTLRRTGVKSVHDIGDDDGWDDDFEDDEDGPEIIYVRD, from the coding sequence ATGAAGTTTGTTGACGAAGTATCGATTCGAGTCAAAGCCGGTGACGGCGGTAACGGTTGCATGAGCTTCCGTCGCGAAAAATTCATCGAAAACGGCGGCCCCAATGGTGGTGACGGCGGCGACGGTGGCTCGGTGTTCATGGTTGCCGACGAAAACCTCAACACCCTGGTCGACTACCGCTACACCCGTCACCACGAGGCCCAGCGTGGCGCCAATGGTGGCAGCACCGATTGCACCGGCAAGAAGGGTGAAGACCTGTTCCTGCGCGTGCCAGTCGGCACCACGGTGATCGACGCCACCACCCAGGAAGTGATCGGTGACCTGATCACCCCTGGCCAAAAGCTGATGGTCGCCCAAGGCGGCTGGCACGGCCTGGGTAACACCCGTTTCAAGTCCAGCACCAACCGTGCGCCACGCCAGACCACCCCGGGCAAGCCAGGTGATCAGCGCGACCTGAAAATGGAAATGAAGGTGTTGGCCGACGTCGGCCTGCTCGGCCTGCCGAACGCGGGCAAGAGCACCTTCATCCGTTCGGTATCGGCCGCCAAGCCGAAAGTTGCCGACTACCCGTTCACCACCCTGGTGCCGAACCTGGGTGTGGTCAGCGTCGACCGCTGGAAGAGCTTCGTCATTGCCGACATCCCCGGCCTGATCGAAGGCGCTTCCGACGGTGCCGGCCTGGGTATCCGTTTCCTCAAGCACCTGGCGCGTACCCGTGTGCTGCTGCACCTGGTCGACATGGCGCCGCTGGACGAAAGCAGCCCGGCCGATGCCGCCGAAGTGATTGTCAACGAACTGACCCGCTTCAGCCCGTCGCTGGCCGAGCGCGAGCGCTGGCTGGTGCTGAACAAGTCCGACATGGTCATGGACGACGAGCGTGACGAGCGGGTCAAGGAAGTGGTCGAGCGTCTGCAGTGGGAAGGCCCGGTCTACGTGATCTCGGCCATTTCCAAGCAGGGCACCGACAAGCTCAGCCACGACCTCATGCGCTACCTCGAAGACCGCGCCGACCGCCTGGCCAACGACCCGGCCTACGCCGCAGAGCTGGCCGACCTCGACCAGCGCATCGAAGACGAAGCCCGTGCCCAGCTGCAGGCCCTGGACGACGCGCGTACCCTGCGTCGTACTGGCGTCAAGAGCGTCCACGACATCGGCGACGATGACGGTTGGGACGATGATTTCGAGGACGACGAAGACGGCCCAGAAATCATTTACGTGCGCGACTGA
- the rpmA gene encoding 50S ribosomal protein L27, whose amino-acid sequence MAHKKAGGSTRNGRDSESKRLGVKMYGSQVVKAGNIIVRQRGTQFHAGYGVGMGKDHTLFAKIEGVIKFEKKGEFNRRYVSIVAA is encoded by the coding sequence ATGGCTCACAAGAAGGCTGGTGGTAGTACCCGTAACGGTCGCGACTCAGAATCGAAACGCCTTGGCGTGAAGATGTATGGCAGCCAGGTCGTCAAGGCCGGCAACATCATCGTCCGTCAGCGCGGCACCCAGTTCCACGCCGGCTACGGCGTTGGCATGGGCAAGGATCACACCCTGTTCGCCAAGATCGAAGGCGTGATCAAGTTCGAGAAGAAAGGCGAGTTCAACCGCCGTTACGTGAGCATCGTCGCCGCTTAA